TGATTCCGGCGCTGGTATGGAAGAGTAGGTCGTCATGCCGGTTTACGAGTTTCGTTGCCGTTCGTGTCAGAAGAAATCGAGTTTCTTTGTCAGGAGCGTTAGTGAGTCTCCGTCTCCGGCCTGCCCCATTTGCGGCAGCCGGGAGTTGAGCCGGCTTATCTCCAGCTTTGCTTACCATAAGTCGCTGGCCACCATTCATGAGGAGTCTGGCGAGCCAGACAGTCCCGGAGCGGATTATTATAAAGACCCCCGCAATATTGGCCGGTGGACAGAGAAGAAGTTTGGGGAAATGGGAATGGAGATGCCTTCGCAGGTTCAGGATATGATCCAGGCTGCCCGTGAAGGAGACATGCCTGAGTCGGTGAAGGATCTTCAGCCCGGTCTGACTGAGGTTTAGTGCTGCGTCTTATCGATGCTAATATCGACCGTCTCGGAGAAGGACTCAGGGTACTTGAAGATGTAGCCCGCTTCCTTCTTAATGACGCTGCGCTCTGTCGGCGGCTGAAAACCCTGCGCCATAAGCTGGTTAGAGACGTTCAGCCCTTGGAGCAGGAGCTTCTGTCGGCCCGAAGGGTGGCGGAGGATGTCGGTGCCCCCGCAAAATTGCCCGCAGGAACCGAACACCAGGACCTCGTTGCTCTGGTGACGGCCAATTCCAGAAGGGTCCAGGAGTCGATAAGGGTTCTGGAGGAGTTCGCCCGCCTTTCAAGCGCCCCTATTGGGGCGAAGCCAGCGAAGCTGCAGCGGTTCCGTTTTGAAGCCTATGAGCTGGAGCAGGAGCTCGTTTCAAAATTGCTCCGGCACGATAAGCTGAGCCGGCTGAGCGGGCTTTATCTTGTTCTCGATACTCAGGCGCTGAAGGGGCGTGATGCAGTAGAGGTGGCTGCCCGGGCGATTCGCGGCGGGGCGAAGGTAATCCAACTGCGCGATAAGCATCTTATGAGAGGCGAGGTGCTGGAGATTGCCCGGAGGCTCAAGGAGATTTGTGCTGAGAAGGGCGTACTGTTTATTGTTAATGACTATCTGGATATAGCTCTGGCTGCAGGGGCTGACGGACTTCATTTGGGGCAGGAGGATTTGCCGCTGGCCGAGGCGCGCCGGCTTCTGCCCATAGACAGTCTTATCGGCTGTTCTGCCACCAGTTTATCCCAGGCGGTTAGGGCCCAGGCCGGTGGTGCTGACTATGTTGCCGTGGGGTCGATATACCCCACACTGTCAAAGGAGAAATTCAAGCTGGTGGGACTGGAGACATTAAGGCGGGTTAGATCAAGGGTATCGTTGCCTCTGATAGCCATCGGGGGCATAGATCATACCAATGTAAAAGAGGTCATGAAAGCA
The sequence above is a segment of the Chloroflexota bacterium genome. Coding sequences within it:
- a CDS encoding zinc ribbon domain-containing protein, translating into MPVYEFRCRSCQKKSSFFVRSVSESPSPACPICGSRELSRLISSFAYHKSLATIHEESGEPDSPGADYYKDPRNIGRWTEKKFGEMGMEMPSQVQDMIQAAREGDMPESVKDLQPGLTEV
- a CDS encoding thiamine phosphate synthase encodes the protein MLRLIDANIDRLGEGLRVLEDVARFLLNDAALCRRLKTLRHKLVRDVQPLEQELLSARRVAEDVGAPAKLPAGTEHQDLVALVTANSRRVQESIRVLEEFARLSSAPIGAKPAKLQRFRFEAYELEQELVSKLLRHDKLSRLSGLYLVLDTQALKGRDAVEVAARAIRGGAKVIQLRDKHLMRGEVLEIARRLKEICAEKGVLFIVNDYLDIALAAGADGLHLGQEDLPLAEARRLLPIDSLIGCSATSLSQAVRAQAGGADYVAVGSIYPTLSKEKFKLVGLETLRRVRSRVSLPLIAIGGIDHTNVKEVMKAGATGVAVISAVLGEDDVEEATRRLAARLK